gtaaacacacaacttttaccagtgcagggcagcagcacattatattttagttacttttatacactttcattttttgatgttactgttcctttaaagcaatattgcacaatagaacTTTTTCACCAAATCTCCAGTCAGTGGCTGtggaaaaaaatcccccaatgagaatcccagctgatctgggtaaatccggctccctgttctctgttcctgcaattggagttgggagcattaagcccagtttcccagcactgaacaagtctgtccctttatccccatgtctgattcctgtgccatataatgaggggaaataatgacataattatctctatatgtaaggtaccagcaagatgcctgacacagtgctgggaatcagcattctcattggtcagttcttttgaAATTTTTTGCATCTATAGTTGGCAGCTTccatagcaaaactagggggtgcagtgggacagcattgaggctgctttaaaaaaaaaaaaaaaaatgcagattgtcTCAACACATTACTCTACATCATAAGTTAACTCAAAGTGagcatcccctttaaagggaaagttacctTACTAATCATGCATCTTGgtaaaagtaaacttttttttttcccctcaatcTAATAACTTCAGTTAAATATGGCTCTTGGCACATTAGAGACCTCCTGGCACGCTGGCGCTGAACACCTGTCACCCTTTTTACACTAATATAATGAATCCAATGATAGGGCCTGTTGCTGATCCTATGTCTGTTGCCAGTAGGAAATGAGCTATGTGATCTGGTGCTGAAatggccagcaggtggcaccgTTTCTAAGTTGTACAGCACTAGTAGTGTGGATGTAagtagaacaaaatatatattgctcaGAAGGGCAGTCTGATCAACTTAACATTTCAAAGTTTTTCATTACCTTTAAAAGGGGCTGTATTGTAAAATTTAAAAGGGGTACACTgggaactttatataaaaaaaaaaggtgttttctaatttttttctgtgCAGTTTAAGAGTTAATACATTCTACCACTTACACTCCATAAGGGGGACCACTCTAGTTGGCATGTCTCGGCTGTTACCAGTGACTGGGACCCCCAGGTGTTGGGATAGGGAGTGCAGCTGAAACCTATTTAACCAGTCTTACTAGGGTAGGGCATGTGCGTTTCAACTTTAGGTCTGTTGGGTAAGGAGTTGGGCGACCATTGCAGGTTTGGGTTGAGTTTTGGGCAACCAGTGCAGGTTTGGGTTGAGTTTTGGGCAACCATTGCAGGTTTGGGTTGAGTTTTGGGCAACCATTGCAGGTTTGGGTTGAGTTTTGGGCAACCAGTGCAGGTTTGGGTTGAGTTTTGGGCAACCAGTGCAGGTTTGGGTTGAGTTTTGGGCAACCATTGCAGGTTTGGGTTGAGTTTTGGGCAACCAGTGCAGGTTTGGGTTGAGTTTTGGGCAACCAGTGCAGGTTTGGGTTGAGTTTTAGGAAAACCTGCAACTATTCCTTTTAGTTTTGACCAATGTAGCAACTGTAGCAGTAGGTGGCGCTGTAAGTTTCTTGGGAGGCAagggaaatgtaaaataaagtctGTTATAATAAGAGCTGAATAACCTGGGGGGAGGAATAGGGGGATCTGTTTAGTTGTACAACTCTAGGGTTAGTTTAGTGCTGGGTGTGGGACATAAGCACCCAGACCACATGGGTGAAGAGCTGCATCGCTCTGGGTGTAGAAGTTGAATACAGAGCAAGGTGGCCATATGGATCAATAGAACTCTATACACCTGCCTGGCATGTTCCAACACATCCAGCCTGACCAATCCTTGTCACAGATCCACCTCAAACCTGCCCATTTGTTATAAACCCCTCCCCTTTCTTGGCAGTCCTTGCCCCCTTTTTCCTCTGGGCCCCTTGTTCCAATTAATTCCCCCTTTCCCAGTTTGCACCAGTCACAACCTCTTAACAGGTTGAGGATTTTGGGAATTACAAATTTGTCCTGGtccagtaaccgatagcaaccaattagatgacTGCATAATTCCACCAGCGCTAGGCCGGTCTCTGTAAAGCCAGATATTGTGTCGTCCCATATTCAGAGCAGCTGCAGGGATGCGGGACTGGCATTGGCACCGTCGGCCCGATGGCTGTTGTGATGCCACTTGTTTAGGTGAATGTCACAGGGGCAGTAAATCAAGGCTGTGACAAGTGGCCTGACCCCCCCATGGGAGGTTCTGATTAATATCACATTCCCAGCCCGGCCCGGTGATAGCAATGAATATAGAAGCAAATGAAAGCAGAAGCTAAATTTGTGCCCCTTGCATCTTAAGTATCAGAGAGATTCAGCGCTTGGCAGAGCCCTCTTTCTATCGGCGGCCGGCGGCCGGACAAGTCCTATGGTCTGTATGTCCCTCTCTTTCCAGCTTATTTGCCTGtatttgtagttttatgggaAGGCAGTGCAAGGGGATACGGTTTGTTATTATTATAGTCTGCTTGTGTGGATTTTATTGAGCCTTGCGGGACTAGAAGCACAACAAGAGGGGCCCATGAGCAGCACTATGTATAGGGACCCCTTTCTCCATAATATACCAGAAAACACAGGGCCAGAAGGGCAAGGCAAAGGGCCACTACTGTGGATTTACTGCCCTTTGCTAGAGCCAAGACTTAGGCTGGTATTATGCTTTGCTGAGATGGGATAAATAGGCAGTATGGGCAGATGGTTCCATATAAATGTAACTTTGATATACTAATgctattttgcaattggtctattatatacattattcaaGCAatttgttgtatatatatatatatatactgacttGCTGCCAACTTCCTGTGCCCAGCACATGGGTGGGAAGTGTAGGGTGGAGCTATCAATCCTTCCTCACTGATGACAGCAGTCACATGATCTGTCATGGCTGTGTTACATTCATCGCTTTGAATGACACTACTGGCCCCCAGATTGCTTCCCATTCAGCTAGAGTGTGTTTGGGGCTAGCGGTGGGTGCCATGCAAGCCTTCACAATCCCTAATCAAGTGCCAGAAAGTTATTAAGGAGAGGTACTCAAACTGCTCCTCTATAGTTAATTGACCCAGAATCTGCCTGTGTTAATATAACTTATGGGGTTTCTGTAGGATTGTGGGGGGATTTGGTTCAACAGAAACAGGAGGGATGGCATTTGGAAagcactacatatatatatatatatacacatgcccCAAGCAGTCGTCAGGGTGGCCACCAAGTTGACGTTGGCCAAGGTTCTTTCAAGTATAATGTTCTTGTAAAGTTCTAAATTGTATTCTCAATCAAAATACAGTACTTTGTGTGCCCCGTGCTGCTTAGTAGGAACATTGCTGGTCCCTTTGGATTTTGAAATGTTACCTACAGGTGTTTTGTCCATATAAATATCAGCCATGACAGAGTGATATTAACAGATGGTGACCTCAGCAGAACGTGGATCAGTTTTCAGGCTGTTGGCCGCAACCTTAGATAACTTGTTCAGCCCCCTCGGCACACACACACTGCTACAGAGAACACATTCCGAGTACTGGTGCGGCTCACCCATTTCACAATAGCGCTTCCTCTTGGATAAACACAATATTTCTTAGACTTTTCAGTGCAGAGATGATGCCAAATGGCCTTAGTGGTTTGCAAAGTCAGGGCAGTTCCAATGGGCTCCTTGCGCCACAAACCTGGAGTAACTCTTGGTAAATCCATACAGAGATCATAAAATGATAAATCCAATTGGAATATCCTggagttgtagtttagaaacATTTGATATGGAGCACCACTTTTATCAGGGCCGGCCTTAGCCCAGTTGGATCTACTTGGTCTAATGGGGCCCCGCATCCATagggatttttattaaaaataaaattgcttacaataaagaaacaaaacataATACAATTCTTATACTAACAAAACAAAACTAATGGTTTTATTGAATTAACCATGAACAGTTCACTTGTGACTCCCTCCCCATTCCGCCCACATGATGGCCAGCTATCAAAGTCCACCCCTTTGTCCATATTGACCGCCTCCCCTCCCCACACCCTCACCAATCCCACAACACCCAATGAGCCCCACACTCATAGGGGCCTGGGCCagggggaataagcacataaagctgtctaGCCCACCCCCAACAACAATTGGCCAATAATGCTACTATGGGTTCTGGGAAATTAAACACAAaatgggcactgcattcatactgctaccccagggtcTCGCTGTGTATAGTGTGcctgaggggccaataatcagaCTCTATATAGTcagtgtgtcagtgcccagtgcctgggggccacattgtgccatgaaatgttgggggccaatggaacgaGAGAAAGAGAGGGGAAAGGCAGGGTTATAGCATCAGGCACAGAGcgagggactatttgcccacccagccctggaaccctgtgccagctgcaacaccttgtgtaggggggcCAAACTGGTgccaattgggccccgcagtttGCCCCTGACTTTTATGGCAggtatacatcccctttaatacaagCTCTACTGTAGAAGTCCTTGACCACACTGTCAGTGAACACATGtcacatatatttataatatgagGTCTGTGGTAGGTGATGCAAAAAAGACAATGGCAATTTATGGAAGACTGAAGCTGCCAGCAGAATCAGTAACATAATTTGCAGTTTAAACCTTTTATTGAAAAGCACTGGCTTTGACGTATAGCGTGGTCTTTATTTAAGTTTCTCCGACCTTTCAGTCTCACCGAAAGTTCTCAGCTCCCCGGCATGGCCACCTTGGGTTCCTGCCGCATAAGCGTAGCCGGCGCCACCGAGGGAAAGTCAAGACCTGGCCCAAGGATGACCCCAGTAAACCAGTCCATCTCACGGCTTTTCTGGGTTACAAGGCTGGGATGACCCATACGCTTAGAGAGGTCCATCGAACAGGACTCAGTAAGTGACCAATCATGGCAGCAGAGAAGTCCTTGTCCACTGAAGAACCTATAAAGGTGTCCAGAACACATTTCCATCCTATTGGCCTAATAATTTTAAAAGGTTAGACCTCACTAATATTCAGCCAATCATATTAGCCATGGGTTGGCTGATAAGAACCATTTCACATTCCTATCAATCTATGAATGGGCTTGGTTTCAATACACATACATTGTTTCTATATTGCTATAAAATAcccaagaaaattcgcgaaacggcgaaaaattgcaaaacacaTATGTGGCGCGATTTTTATTGTCGCCTACGTTTATTTTTTTtggcccacgtctatttttttgtcggccGCACTTTTTTTAAcccgactgcgcccaatttgacgcgaccgcgccctttttttttacacagccacgcccttttttgacacaaccgcaccttttttttacactaccacacccaatttgttgcacaattttgttttggtcgcccgcgtcttttttttgtcgcccgtgctttttgacACGATCGCGCTTTTTTACCACGACTGTGCcgaatttgacgtgaccgcaacctttttttgacgtgagcaaaaaaaaacattttcccgctgcgaattttcactgaagtttcgcaaaaacaatttgccaatggcgaaatgcggaaattcgctgcgaatccatgcctgccgaaagaattcgctcatcactattgctgtcTATTATTTTCTTCTCTCGCAGAGATTTCAAAACGGGAGGAGGTAGAAGCAGTGACCATCATAGAGACACCgccactagtagtggtgggaaTAGTGGGATATGTGGAGACACCGCGTGGATTGCGGAGTTTGAAAACCATATTTGCAGAGCACATCAGCGATGAGTGCAAGAGGCGTTTCTATAGAAACTGGTAAGAGAAACCAATTTATAATCAAATACATATACATCATCGATCATGGAGGCCATCACTGCCTTTTATCCTCCAGGTACAAGAGCAAGAAAAAGTCTTTTACAAAGTACAGCAAGAAATGGCAAGATGAAGAGGGCAAGAAACAGCTGGAAAAAGACTTCTCGGCAATGAAGAAATACTGTAAGGTTATCCGGGTCATCGTGCACACTCAGGTAAGAGGAGTTGATGGATGGAGGACAAGGGAccttggcttgtgtatggccttCTCATTGCAGTACATTGCCTCGCTTTCTGGGTAAAGTTAGCACTCTGGCCATCTGCCCCATGTAGATGAAACTCCTGCCCTTGCGTCAGAAGAAAGCtcatgttatggagatccagctGAATGGTGGCACTGTAGCTGACAAGGTGGACTGGGCCCATGAGAAGCTGGAGAAACAGGTCCCTGTAAACTCTGTCTTCGGCCAGGATGAGATGATTGATGTCATTGGTGTCACCAAAGGCAAAGGGGTGAGAGGTAATGTAATTGTGCACACCATTGGGGTCTAGCATCTCTCCCACTAAATTTCCATTTATCCTGGTCTGGAGCTCACTGTTTTAGGTATGTCTATGCTTCCTGGACTTTAGATATTGTCTTACTCTTGAAGGTGTGACCTCTCGTTGGCATACCAAAAAGTTGCCTCGTAAAACGCACAAGGGTTTGCGCAAAGTGGCCTGCATTGGAGCGTGGCATCCGGCCCGAGTGGCGTACACCATTGCCCGAGCTGGGCAGAAGGGCTATCACCATCGTACAGAGATCAACAAGAAGGTATTTAAAAGAAATATCTAGGTTCTGATGTAGATAGAATTCCTATGAGAGCATACATAATCCCGCTCGGTGATTGCCTCCCCCAATTCATTCCATTGTAAAAGGGTCCAATGCAGGGCAGATTTTTTGGCAATGTTTGAACAATATTGTCACGCGTGGCCTCAAGTGTTGCACTAGGCCTTTTAGACatcaccagagaacctgatatcaaagACCTTCTGTCACGACAATTAAATGTAGACAATAGTGATGTGCAGGACATTACTGGAGGGGGTAGGTTGAGAGCAAGTATATAAGTAACTCATTTGCAACATCGGTTGTGGGGCTGGGACAGGGCAAAAAGTTCAAGGAGTGTCTGGCAGTGCATACAGCCACCATCCACCCGTGACCCACTTATGGGGCCATTTGGTTCTTCACATCACTAGTAGACTATATcctgtacagcagtgatccccaactagtggctcagggcaaca
The genomic region above belongs to Xenopus tropicalis strain Nigerian chromosome 9, UCB_Xtro_10.0, whole genome shotgun sequence and contains:
- the rpl3l gene encoding 60S ribosomal protein L3-like; its protein translation is MSHRKFSAPRHGHLGFLPHKRSRRHRGKVKTWPKDDPSKPVHLTAFLGYKAGMTHTLREVHRTGLKISKREEVEAVTIIETPPLVVVGIVGYVETPRGLRSLKTIFAEHISDECKRRFYRNWYKSKKKSFTKYSKKWQDEEGKKQLEKDFSAMKKYCKVIRVIVHTQMKLLPLRQKKAHVMEIQLNGGTVADKVDWAHEKLEKQVPVNSVFGQDEMIDVIGVTKGKGVRGVTSRWHTKKLPRKTHKGLRKVACIGAWHPARVAYTIARAGQKGYHHRTEINKKIYRIGKGVHMEDGKVVKNNAATQYDITDKSITPLGGFPHYGQVNNDFLMLKGCVVGTKKRVLTLRKSLLVHTSRRALEPIELKFIDTTSKFGHGCFQTDQEKRAFMGPQKKHMVKDKPEPETEL